The Helianthus annuus cultivar XRQ/B chromosome 16, HanXRQr2.0-SUNRISE, whole genome shotgun sequence genome includes a window with the following:
- the LOC110919252 gene encoding uncharacterized protein LOC110919252, with the protein MHNRFEKFTSNSSESPHIGLDNKSEQAKCKRSLRTLYLDNKKSSADAFPDYVVRAVEAKHRRKLSKLYLDSKRSKITKKFISRGGASTSSSSTRILLNNKENLTPNISITTFPTESSTVIGTSNHLNSSVNVRSSIITQSITQSTLKNKGNVLQDQFTTLNRTPFANIANIIPANNSNYLSNVAYSSGAFSNQNRNTNVLQDSSTSTGPMTRSNKENITPNSCITNIRSQVQIVPHFSNAMSSLNRISPDNIASSSTLPLNDCYSLNPRITNKRNITSLTSESSSIKKMSSGKRRLIHKPIEIEPIPMGVLDSDDENHVNEVVLDATKGVSKDYVDHGDQSLTCGLCFAKLWPTEGGKGRITLQKQTYSLCCGYGKVDLPEYKDSDPSYQMLFRCLDHESKFFLKNIRRYHSMFSFTSMGGKVDTKINKGNAPFVYRIIGQNAHSMGSLLPKHGAQPKFSQLYIYDTENELANRELLFSDSSSKASLRAKELDVKFIKFITNMLDSTNMLVKTYRMVRDHLHENPNVTLKLRIISQRDRDGRTYNLPTCSEVAALIVDEPDLKIESRDIIVEKRSGDLKRISELHPSYLALQYPILFPYGDDGYRINIPHRDFGPNTKKTRPTCTMREFFAFRIQDRHNKFSLILNARRLFQQFLVDA; encoded by the exons ATGCATAATAGGTTTGAAAAATTTACGTCCAATTCTTCTGAAAGTCCACATATTGGCCTGGATAATAAAT cTGAGCAAGCTAAATGTAAACGTTCGTTAAGAACACTATATCTTGATAATAAAAAATCAAGTGCAGATGCATTTCCGGATTATGTTGTTAGAG CTGTAGAGGCTAAACATAGGCGCAAGTTAAGCAAACTATACCTTGATAGTAAGAGATCAAAGATTACTAAAAAATTCATTTCTAGAGGTGgtgcttcgacgtcgtcatcatCAACACGAATCCTTTTAAATAACAAAGAGAATTTAACTCCCAATATTTCAATCACAACCTTTCCTACCGAATCTTCAACTGTTATTGGGACAA GTAATCATTTAAATTCGTCCGTTAATGTAAGATCTTCCATAATTACACAATCAATTACACAATCTACTTTGAAGAACAAAGGAAATGTACTACAAGATCAGTTTACAACACTCAACCGTACACCATTTGCAAACATAGCAAACATAATCCCAG CAAATAATTCTAATTATTTGAGTAATGTAGCTTATTCATCTGGAGCATTTTCAAACCAGAATAGAAACACAAATGTTTTGCAAGATTCTTCTACCTCAACAGGACCAATGACGAGGTCAAACAAAGAAAACATAACACCAAATTCGTGTATTACAAACATACGTTCTCAAGTTCAAATTGTACCGCATTTTTCTAATGCTATGTCTTCTTTGAATCGTATATCACCTG atAATATAGCAAGCTCATCAACTTTACCATTGAATGACTGCTATTCTCTGAATCCCAGAATAACCAATAAACGTAACATAACATCTTTGACCTCTGAATCTAGCTCGATAAAAAAGATGTCTTCTGGAAAGCGTAGACTTATTCATAAACCAATTGAAATAGAACCCATACCAATGGGTGTTCTtgattctgatgatgaaaatCATGTTAACGAGGTTGTGTTAGACGCCACCAAAGGCGTATCTAAAG ATTACGTTGACCATGGTGACCAATCTCTTACGTGTGGTTTATGCTTTGCAAAGTTATGGCCAACCGAAGGTGGAAAGGGTCGCATTACACTTCAAAAGCAAACATATAGCTTATGTTGTGGATATGGTAAAGTTGACTTGCCTGAATATAAAGATTCTGATCCATCTTATCAGATGCTTTTTCGCTGTTTAGATCACGAAAGCAAGTTTTTCTTAAAGAACATAAGGCGTTACCATTCTATGTTTTCCTTTACTTCAATGGGAGGAAAAGTAGATACTAAAATAAACAAAGGTAATGCTCCATTTGTTTATAGAATCATTGGTCAGAATGCACATAGTATGGGTAGTCTTCTTCCTAAGCATGGAGCCCAGCCAAAATTTTCACAGCTTTATATCTATGATACTGAGAATGAGCTTGCTAATAGGGAGTTGTTATTCag TGATTCTTCAAGCAAAGCATCTTTAAGGGCAAAGGAACTTGATGTTAAATTTATAAAGTTTATAACGAACATGTTAGATTCTACAAATATGTTGGTTAAAACTTACAGGATGGTACGAGACCATCTCCATGAGAATCCTAATGTTACCCTTAAACTTCGTATAATCTCACAGAGAGATCGAGACGGTAGGACTTACAATTTACCTACGTGTTCTGAAGTTGCTGCTTTGATAGTTGATGAACCTGATCTCAAGATAGAAAGCCGAGATATTATTGTCGAAAAGCGTTCCGGAGATCTTAAGCGCATTAGCGAGTTACATCCTTCTTATCTTGCTCTACAGTATCCAATTCTTTTTCCGTATGGAGACGATGGATATAGGATTAACATTCCTCATAGGGATTTTGGTCCTAATACAAAGAAGACAAGACCAACTTGTACTATGAGGGAGTTTTTTGCTTTTAGAATTCAGGATAGGCATAACAAGTTTTCTCTAATTCTTAATGCAAGAAGGTTGTTTCAGCAGTTTTTAGTCGATGCGTAA
- the LOC110916692 gene encoding uncharacterized protein LOC110916692 isoform X2, translating into MSMAMKHSATAAPRVISSATSASILTRDFHVFDMAESSSSFRAPWFLRLMNVADELILSIPDDDACKLWGVDKGPTNVMIHTEDGRLFNVFLSPGKGKLFLFHGWSNVVEHLRLTNGCLVVFNLVSSTTFKLTSYVDRVSRGSFWTYLLPPSSNFYVIPESILPKVYDYSSNDVISTVMIDNKIFKVAIETSNGKVGFTVGFDVIVSLLQLKADCILLFTKGFVHFFYLKVFGKNGVEMNFPDVDVDQAEAAPIDTENEADDQIDGSVRRFSRMAGERYFRIPDPVSRMARLHEGLRDITVKLMHFDPPKQFTNGTRREKKNRRRLAIRVNQLQEVHESC; encoded by the exons GTTTTTGATATGGCTGAAAGTTCATCAag TTTCAGAGCACCCTGGTTCTTAAGGCTAATGAATGTAGCAGACGAACTTATTCTG TCCATTCCAGATGATGATGCGTGCAAACTATGGGGTGTTGATAAAGGCCCTACCAATGTTATGATACACACTGAAGATGGCCGattatttaatgtttttttaagCCCTGGTAAAGGAAAGTTATTCCTCTTCCATGGTTGGTCCAATGTTGTAGAACATTTGCGACTAACGAATGGCTGTTTGGTAGTATTTAATCTTGTATCTTCTACTACTTTTAAATTAACATCTTACGTTGATCGGGTTAGTCGTGGCTCTTTTTGGACGTATCTGCTCCCTCCATCATCGAATTTTTAT GTCATTCCTGAATCTATCTTGCCAAAAGTTTATGATTATTCCTCAAATGATGTAATATCTACTGTAATGATagataacaaaatttttaaaGTTGCCATTGAAACATCTAACGGTAAAGTTGGTTTTACCGTTGGTTTTGACGTAATTGTGAGTCTGTTACAGTTGAAGGCTGATTGTATTTTGTTATTTACAAAAGGTTTTGTTCATTTTTTCTATTTAAAAGTTTTTGGAAAAAATGGTGTTGAAATGAATTTTCCTGATGTAGATGTTGATCAG GCTGAAGCTGCACCTATCGATACTGAAAATGAAGCTGATGATCAAATAGATGGTTCTGTTCGTCGTTTTAGTCGTATGGCTGGAGAACGTTATTTT AGGATTCCTGATCCTGTTTCACGGATGGCTAGACTTCATGAAGGTTTAAGAGATATCACCGTTAAGCTTATGCATTTTGATCCACCAAAGCAATTTACCAACGGTACAAGACGTGAAAAAAAAAACCGGCGGAGGTTGGCGATACGCGTTAACCAGTTGCAAGAAGTTCATGAAAGCTGCTAG
- the LOC110919251 gene encoding uncharacterized protein LOC110919251, which produces MRDNERETYRIDMILMDEKGTKIQVSCLHRLFSKFERHLNVDECLIIKRPSLTANTASFQIVPNNQKLSFYYHTFVEVQDMGRSAKIKEGTTVDFIGYVGVCYNIEETNKKDGSKGKRLKLKLQDLEDVQIDLTLWDDYAKDMYSYMVSEKRKAHVVVVVHFGSVKTYKGKWGFSNNFDGSRLFINDNFDDMLLFKQKFLAKLSASTESSSHAGSYMMCSIEDEFLKNDVFSPIAYLASILEPKKVVVGTIVAIVSDKMWYYDGCNYCKSKVEQKFETYDKDDGTSDVRDQKLYQCSNKDCNGKESFPAAQVKCLFKIPIRVQDSTGTVTLTLFDHEALKFVGKTAKELIQIQDELLKTNDFPREYPVEFEELVNLKCAFVIKVTDFNIVNAVENYGISVVTTDDEILDKLNKKFKIDQLNVSESFGMSQSEFQTSGAECLKDSDSYTGDNTTPVSKDIVCELKQSSSDMKRNLDDVYLNEVGLASSASKPRMCVEKN; this is translated from the exons atgagggATAATGAAAGGGAGACATATCGTATAGATATGATACTGATGGATGAAAAG GGTACCAAGATTCAAGTTTCTTGCTTGCATAGGCTATTTTCAAAGTTTGAGAGGCATCTTAATGTTGATGAATGCCTTATCATTAAACGACCATCTCTTACTGCGAACACTGCATCTTTCCAGATTGTTCCTAACAATCAGAAACTATCTTTTTATTATCATACGTTCGTGGAAGTGCAAGATATGGGAAGGTCCGCA AAAATAAAAGAGGGTACGACAGTAG ATTTCATTGGTTATGTTGGTGTTTGTTATAACATCGAGGAGACTAACAAAAAGGATGGTAGTAAAGGGAAACGCCTTAAGCTTAAGCTTCAAGATCTTGA AGATGTTCAGATCGATTTAACTCTTTGGGATGATTACGCTAAGGACATGTATTCTTACATGGTTAGTGAAAAGCGTAAAGCACATGTTGTCGTTGTTGTCCATTTTGGTTCAGTTAAAACATACAAAG GCAAATGGGGATTTTCTAATAACTTTGATGGTTCACGACTTTTCATTAACGACAATTTTGATGACATGCTATTGTTCAAGCAAAA GTTTCTTGCAAAACTTTCTGCTTCAACTGAGTCAAGTAGCCATGCTGGGTCATATATGATGTGTTCTATCGAAGATGAATTTTTAAAGAATGATGTTTTTTCACCAATTGCTTATCTTGCATCAATCTTAGAG CCAAAGAAAGTTGTTGTTGGAACTATTGTAGCAATCGTTTCAGATAAGATGTGGTATTATGATGGGTGTAACTATTGCAAGTCAAAAGTTGAGCAAAAGTTTGAAACCTATGATAAGGATGATGGAACAAGTGATGTCAGAGATCAGAAGTTGTATCAATGTTCTAACAAGGATTGTAATGGAAAAGAAAGTTTTCCCGCTGCCCAGGTAAAGTGTTT gTTTAAAATACCGATTCGCGTTCAAGATTCAACCGGTACTGTGACGCTTACATTATTTGACCACGAGGCGTTGAAGTTTGTTGGGAAAACTGCAAAGGAACTTATACAAATTCAGGATGAG ttaTTGAAGACAAATGATTTTCCAAGAGAATATCCCGTTGAATTTGAAGAGTTGGTTAACCTAAAGTGTGCTTTCGTGATTAAAGTAACTGACTTTAACATTGTCAATGCTGTTGAGAATTATGGAATATCAGTTGTTACGACTGATGATGAGATCTTGGATAAGCTcaacaaaaaatttaaaattgaCCAA CTTAATGTTTCTGAATCTTTTGGTATGAGTCAGTCTGAGTTCCAAACTTCTGGTGCTGAATGTTTGAAG GATTCTGATTCTTACACTGGGGATAACACCACACCTGTTTCAAAGGATATTGTGTGTGAGTTGAAACAATCATCTTCTGATATGAAGCGTAACCTTGATGATGTTTATTTGAATGAAGTGGGATTGGCGTCCTCAGCCAGTAAGCCTCGCATGTGTGTTGAGAAGAATTGA